From Pelosinus fermentans DSM 17108, the proteins below share one genomic window:
- a CDS encoding radical SAM protein, translating into MKVLRKRIGQDHSEKYLMELEDGNTIETLYMFDEKRQLTFHNTVCVSSQVGCGMGCRFCATGKQGFTRNLSMKEIVGQVDVCNSTRENARTVPIDAVVFAGMGEPLLNYEQVKAAILVMRSRLGISHFELATVGIVPKIYELIKDFQGTDISIRLNISLHASSDDQRRLIIPMTERYSMYKIIQAATDYAIAFGVKVRIRYMLFRDFNGKAEDIRRLTDLLEGKPMKLIISQYNENNIQGLIPSGRLEVLEFYNTISTAIDSEIFHNFGSDIQGGCGQLKQTMVV; encoded by the coding sequence ATGAAGGTATTACGAAAACGAATCGGCCAAGATCATTCCGAAAAGTACTTAATGGAGTTGGAGGACGGAAACACGATAGAAACGCTATACATGTTTGATGAAAAGCGTCAATTGACTTTTCACAATACGGTCTGTGTCTCCTCCCAGGTTGGATGCGGCATGGGATGCAGGTTTTGCGCTACAGGAAAGCAGGGATTCACAAGAAATCTTTCTATGAAGGAAATCGTCGGACAGGTAGATGTATGTAATTCAACCCGTGAAAATGCCCGGACTGTACCAATTGATGCAGTGGTTTTTGCTGGTATGGGGGAACCGCTGCTAAACTATGAACAGGTAAAGGCTGCGATTCTGGTGATGCGCTCCCGCTTAGGTATCAGTCATTTTGAGCTGGCTACGGTAGGAATTGTTCCGAAAATATATGAACTAATCAAAGACTTTCAGGGAACTGATATTTCTATCCGCTTGAATATTTCTCTTCATGCATCTTCTGATGATCAAAGACGTCTGATTATTCCCATGACCGAAAGGTACAGCATGTATAAGATTATTCAGGCTGCAACCGATTATGCAATAGCCTTTGGTGTAAAGGTGCGGATACGATATATGCTGTTTAGGGACTTCAATGGCAAGGCAGAGGATATTAGAAGGCTTACAGATCTTCTGGAGGGTAAGCCTATGAAATTGATTATTTCCCAATATAATGAAAATAATATACAGGGCTTGATACCATCGGGACGGTTGGAAGTTTTAGAATTTTATAATACAATAAGTACAGCTATAGACTCGGAGATATTCCATAACTTCGG